In the genome of Spirochaetota bacterium, one region contains:
- a CDS encoding DRTGG domain-containing protein, whose translation MKLSEIKELLNADVIVGEEMLNSVEVDTAFASDLLSDVLAYAKERALFITGLTNPQVIRTVEVLDLIGVVFVRGKVPQMDTVELAKRKNIPLLRTKCIMFETCGRLYGAGIK comes from the coding sequence ATGAAACTATCTGAAATCAAGGAATTGCTTAATGCAGATGTGATAGTTGGCGAAGAAATGCTGAATAGTGTTGAAGTTGACACAGCATTTGCATCTGACCTTTTAAGCGACGTACTGGCGTATGCAAAAGAAAGGGCATTATTTATTACTGGTCTTACTAACCCACAGGTTATCAGGACTGTTGAAGTCCTTGACCTTATTGGTGTGGTATTTGTACGGGGCAAGGTGCCTCAAATGGACACAGTAGAGCTTGCAAAGCGTAAAAATATACCATTACTCAGGACCAAATGCATAATGTTTGAAACCTGCGGAAGGTTATATGGTGCAGGGATAAAA